The segment CCGAATACATCGCCGATACCGTCCAGACCGTCTATGACATCAAATACAAAAAAGGCGAGATCCGCCGCGTCAATATCAATGCCGCCCCGCTCGACATCGAAGGTTTCCGCACCGTCAAATCCGTCGGCATCGGCACCTACCAGATCTTTCAGGAAAGCTATCATGAGGAAACCTACAAAAAGCTGCATCCGAGCGGTCCCAAAAGCAGCTTCCTTTGGCGTCTGGATGGGCTCGATCGAGCCATGCAAGCGGGCATCGACGATCTTGGCATCGGAGCGTTGATGGGACTCTATGACTGGAAATTTGAGGTCATGGGCTTGCTCTACCACACCATCCATCTCGAAGAACGCTTCGGGATCGGTCCACACACTATTTCATTTCCCAGGATCGAACCAGCCATCGGAACTGATTTTGCCCAACATCCACCTTTTCAGGTCTCGGACGAAGATTTCAAGCACCTCGTCGCCGTCATCCGTCTCAGCGTTCCCTATACCGGCATGATCCTCACTGCGCGCGAGCCGATCGCCATCCGCAACGAAGTGTTGAATTATGGTGTTTCACAGATCGACGCAGGTTCCAGCATCGGAGTGGGCGATTATTCCGCCAAGGATGACGAATCCAAACGCAAGAGTCAGTTCGTTTTGGGCGACACGAGATCCCTGGACGAAGTGATCTATGAGCTGGCGAAAGGCGGTTTCATTCCTTCATTTTGCACATCATGCTACCGTGCCGGCAGGACCGGAGAACACTTCATGGAATTTGCCATCCCCGGCTTCGTGAAACGCTTTTGCACTCCGAACGCGCTTTTAACCTTCGCGGAGTATTTATTTGACTTTTCTTCTGAAAAAACCCGTGCCGCCGGAATGGAACTTATCGATCGCGAACTTATCGGTATCGCGGATGAGAATATGCGCGCTTCCGTCAAACAAAAGATCTCCGAACTACAAGCGGGGAAAAGAGATATGTTTTTTTGATAGAACGCGGATAACGCAGAGCTTTATGGAAAAGAATGGATCAGGGATGGAACTGAAGATCGGGAGCTCCGGCA is part of the Candidatus Cloacimonadaceae bacterium genome and harbors:
- the hydG gene encoding [FeFe] hydrogenase H-cluster radical SAM maturase HydG, which encodes MKIDIQGVKSFIPTAKIGELILSQSHAPESRIREIIAKSLDKQRLDPDETAALLSVCDPELKALILQGARELKERIYGNRIVLFAPLYIGNECVNDCVYCGFRVSNTECLRSTLSHEQLISETQSLVETGHKRLIMVYGEHPKYSPEYIADTVQTVYDIKYKKGEIRRVNINAAPLDIEGFRTVKSVGIGTYQIFQESYHEETYKKLHPSGPKSSFLWRLDGLDRAMQAGIDDLGIGALMGLYDWKFEVMGLLYHTIHLEERFGIGPHTISFPRIEPAIGTDFAQHPPFQVSDEDFKHLVAVIRLSVPYTGMILTAREPIAIRNEVLNYGVSQIDAGSSIGVGDYSAKDDESKRKSQFVLGDTRSLDEVIYELAKGGFIPSFCTSCYRAGRTGEHFMEFAIPGFVKRFCTPNALLTFAEYLFDFSSEKTRAAGMELIDRELIGIADENMRASVKQKISELQAGKRDMFF